The following DNA comes from Pyxidicoccus trucidator.
CGCCGACGCGCTGAGCGGCATCCGGCTGGAGGGGGCGAGCGGCTCCATCGTCGACAGCGAGGTGGTGGACCTGCACCAGAAGGCGGGCGCGGGCGGATGCCAGGAGGGCACGGCCATCGAGGTGCGCAACGCGACGGATGCGGCGGCGCAGGTGCACGTGGACGTGCTGCGCAACCGGGTGGAGGGCTACCAGAAGGCGGGCATCGTGGGCATGGGCCGCGTGGAGCTGCGGGTGGAGGACAACACGGTGGAGGGCGGCGGGCCGGTGGTGGGCATTGCTCGCAACGGCATCCAGGTGGGGGCCGGAGCCACGGGGCGAATCAGCGGCAACACGGTGACGGGCAACGCGTACACGGGGTCGGGCTATGTGGCCTCCGGCATCCTGGTGGTGGGCGGTCCGCTCTTCAGCCTGCCGCTGAGCCGGGACATCGTCATCCGGAACAACACGCTGGTGGACAACGACGTGGGCATCAACGTGTCCCAGGCGGAGGCGGACGGCGGGCCCTTGGCGGAGTCGACGAATCTCCAGGTGGTGGAGAACACGCTGAGCAGCGCGGCGCTGACGAACACCTTTCCGTACCAGGCGGCCATCTCGGACTACGGTGGCGGCAACCTCATCAGCCGCAATCGCATCAGCGGCGCGGGGTATGACCGGGCGACGTCGCCGGGCGCCACGTTCGACGTGGACGTGGTGGCGGACACGGCGGCGCGGGTGGTCTTCGTGACGGCGGCGCAGCGGGTGGACGCGGGGGTGTGTTCGGGAGCGCTGGTGGTGCAGAGCCAGGACACGGTGGGCAACCTGTCGGCGCTGGCGGCGCCCGCGCTGGTGCTCCAGGCGGAGGGCACGGCGGGGGTGACGTTCTACGAGGACGCGGCGTGCACGCGGGCACTGCCGGCATCGGGCGAGGGCTCGGAGCTGCGGCTGGAGGCACCGCACCAGGAAGCGGTGTTCTACTTCCGCGCCACGACGGCGGGCACCGTGACGCTGTCGGTAGCGGGTGACGGCGTGGGTGCGGAGCAGGCGCAGACGGTGGAGTGAGCCGCGAGGCGCGGGGCTGTCCGGCCCGGCGCCTGTGCCTCAGGGAAGGCTCTCGGGCGTGCTCGTGAAGAGGGCACGGAAATGTCCCAACTTCCGCGGCTCGCGTGTCCAAGCTGGTGACGATGCGCCAAGGGCTGAGCCCCACGGAGATACAAGACCTGTATGACCGGTATGCCCCTGGCATGTACCGGAGGGCCTTCGCCTTGCTTCAGCGGGAGGCGGATGCCTGGGACGCGGTGCAGGAGGCGTACATCCGCCTCATCCAGTCCGCCGCCGACTTCCGGCGGGAGTCCCGGCCGATGACGTTCGTCTACCGGGTTATCACCAACGTCTGCCTCAACATGCTCCGCTCACGGGCCCTGCGGGACGTCGCTCCCGAAGAGTCCACGGCCGCAGGCGCCGTGGACACGCTCGCCGCCACCGAGTGCCGCGACTTCCTGGTGAAGCTGGCGCGCACGCTGGACGAGCGTGGCCTCACAGTGGCGGCGCTGTACTACCTGGACGGCCTGTCCCAGGAGGAGATTGCCCAGGTGCTGGGGCTCTCCAGGAAGACCATCGTGCGCGAGGTGCAGCGCATCAGCGTCCTGGCTCGCTCACTGGGCGAGCCCGTGGCGCCGCGAGGAGGTGCCGCATGAGGGAACACCTGTCCGACCTCGTCCTGGACGAGGTCATGGCCGGCGGCCCGAGACCGCCCCACCTTGAAACCTGTGACGCCTGCCAGGGGCGGCTCTCCCGTCTGCGAACCCACGCGGAACAGACCCGTGCCGCTGCCGCCTTCTCCCGCGTCCGAGCCCAGGTCCTCGCGGAAGCAGCGGCCAGGCAGGCGCGGCCCGCCACCTCGTGGTTCTCCGGGTGGCTGCTCGTCCCCGCGCTGGCCACCCTTGTCATAGGGGTCTTCCGCGGGCCGCTCATGGAGACCGTGCGCGGCCCCACGGTGTCGGACGGACGCGAGGTCCCCACGGAGCCTGGCCCGGGGATTCGGGTGAAGGGGCCTCCCTCGGTGGAGCTCCTTCGGCTGGAGGACGGCCAGGTGAACCCCGTCCTGCATGAAGGGGACGAGGTGGCGCTCCGGCTCCGGAGTGGCGGCCGCCGCTACGCGCTGGTCGTCTCCGTGGACACGGGAGGGCAGGTGGAGGCACTCTGGCCCCTGGGTGCGCAGGAGAGCGGCGAGTTGGACGTCGAGCAGCCCGCGCCCCTGTTCCAGGTCACCCGGGGGGGCTTCGTGGTGCATGCACTCTATTCGGAGACGCCGCTGCGGCTCGACGACCTCCGTGACTGGCTGGCCACGCACGGGCCGGACTGCTCCGGAGCCACGGGGACGTCGGCCTGCCAGGAGCCCACCGGGCTTCCCGCGGGGTCCGCGCACGCGGCGGTGTCGCTCGGGGTCGAGGCGTCGCGATGACGCTCGCCCTGCTCCTCGCGGCCGTCATGGCGTCGCAGCCCGTGGCCGGAGAGGTGGAAGGGGCCCCGCGCCGCTTCGCCCTCGCGGTGGGCAACAACCGGGGTACCGGGGCCGACGCGCCGCTCCGGTACGCGGAGCGCGACGCCCGTTCGGTGCTGGGCGTGCTGATGGAGGTGGGCGGGCTGCGGCGCGAGGACGCGCTGCTCGTGCTCGGCACCGACGCGGACGCGGCGCGCGACGCGCTGGCCCGCTTCGAGCGTCACCTCAAGGCCCAGGCCAGGCCGGGAGACCAGCTCTTCGTCTACGTCTCCAGCCACGCGGACTCGGGCGAGCTGCACCTGTCCGGCACGCGCCTGCCGCTGCGCGAGGTGGTGCGCTTCATCGACAGCGCCCCCGTGAGTGTGGCCCTTCTGGTGGTGGACTCGTGCCAGTCGGGTGAGGCCGCGCGCCTCAAGGGGCTGAAGCCCATTCCCGGCGTGCTGGTGAGCGTGGAGCGGCAGGAACTCGCCGGGCGCGTCATCATCACCGCGTCCGCCGCGGACGAGTCCGCGCAGGAGTCGGACGCGCTCGCGGGCTCCGTCTTCACGCACCACCTCGTGGCCGCGCTGCGCGGAGCGGCGGACGTGTCCGGAGACGGCCGCGTCACGCTCGCCGAGGCCTATACCTACTCCTACGCGCGCACGGTGGAGTCCTCGCTCCTGTCCCGCGCGGGCACGCAGCACCCCACCTTCCACTTCGACCTCCAGGGCAAGGGAGACCTCGTCCTCTCCTCGCCCGCTCGCGCCACGTCTCTGCTGACACTGGCCATTGACGAGCCCGGGGACTGGACGGTGTCCACGCTCGCGGGGGAGCCCATCCTGGGACACGTGCGCAAGGGGACGGGAGCGGCCACGCTCGCGCTGCCCGCGGGCGGCTACATCCTCACCACCCGGAACGGGGAGCACGCGCTGGTGGCCCGCGTGCAGGTCCCCGACGCCGGGCGCGCGGAGCTGACCCGCGACCAGCTTCGCCCCCAGAAGCTGGAGGTGAACGCACTCAAGGGGCCGTCGCCCGTGCGGTGGATGGTCCACGTGGGCCCCAGCCTGGGCCTCCCCCTTGTCAGCACCTTCGGGAGGATGCTGGGCGGCACCGCCGCGCTCCAGCACGCCTGGACGGAGTCAGGGGTGAACCTGGCGACGGCGGTGGTGGAGGTCCGGCACGGACGGCACCCCTCGGGTGACTTCGAGCAGTACGACCAGTCGCTGCGGCTGGGCCTGGGCCACCTTGTACGCGACTGGCATGGGCTGCAGCTCCAGCTCACCCTGGAGGCCGGCGGAACCCTGTCCCGGCAGCAGCAGCTCAGCACGCGCGAGTCAGCACTCGCCCTGCAGCCCTACGCCGGTGTGGCGGCGGGAGTGTGGCTGCCCGTGGCGGGCCCGCTGCGGGTGTCGCTGCTGGGGAACGCGGGGCACACCTGGATGCGCACGGACGTGGGAAACCCGTCCGCGCTGTCGCTGGGGGGCAGTCTCGGCTTCGGCTGGGTGCGGTGATGTCCCATCCTGGTGGGCTTGCGTGTCCAAGGAGAGGCTCACGCAACTCCATCCAAGAGGTCTCCGCATGCAATCCCGTCTTCCGACGCACCGCTGGACGTGTCTGCTGTTGTGCGCGGCCCTGGGGCTCGCCGCCTGTGATTCATTGGAGTCCGACCCCATACCGAAACCCGTAAAGGAGGAGCCGCCGCCTCCTCCTCCCGAACTCACCGTCACCGTGGAGACAGCAGGGCCGGAGTTCTGCAGGCAGGGCACGTGGACGCTCTCTGTCTCCGTCACGGGGGGGATGCCGGAGCGGGTGGAGCTCATCAGGAACGGGCGGAATGTCACGAGCCTCGTCAGTCCGTACCGCCACACCGTCGACTGTGCCACCCATGACGAGGGCAGCTTTTCCTTCGTCGCCCGGGCAGTGGCCGAGGGTCTGAGCTTCGACAGCCCGAGCACTTTGGTCGTGGTGGACCGCGGGTCTCCCAGGGTCGAGTCCTGGCGCCCGGACACGTACTATCCTTCCGTGGACACGCAGGTGGAGATTGTCTTCTCCGAGCCGCTCCAGCCCGAATCGCTCCAGGCCGCGCCCACCCTGCTACGCGACGGCAACGGCTTCTCGGTCGTGCACCAGACGGTGCTCAGCGAGGACGGGAGGGTCCTCCGGCTGGTGCCGACGTTGCCACTTCGCCCGCCGGTCACCCTGCATGCCGAGCTGTTGCAACGGAGCATGACCGACCGGGCCGGCAACCCGTTCCAAGTGGGAACGGGTTCCACTGGCTCCGAGCGGGAGTTCAGCTACTGGCCCTTCGCCCAGGTGGGACCCAGGTTGAGCAAGAGCGTTACGGGCCCGATTTCTTTCGCACTGGAGACGTTCCCGCAGGAGCGGCCGGTCGCCCTTTACGTCGAGCAGGAGACGCAAGATAGCCCGGGCAAGTTGGCTGTCGCGCGGTGGCGCGGCGACGCGTGGGAGCGCCTTCCCCCACCTCTTGAATTCGCTGCGCGGTCACCCTATCCCAGCAACCGGATGATCCAGGTGTCCAAGGCTGGTGCGGTGGTGATCGCCTGGGCCCAGACCAACGACGACACTGACACGGACTGGATCCACGTGATGCGGTACGATGGCACGTCCTGGACCCTCCTGGGGGCGCCGCGCGACACCCAGTCCCGGATCACCTACTCACAGATGGCGCTGGACTCGGACGGGCACCCCGTTCTCGTCTATGAGGAGCGCAACCTCGACCTCCGGGTCGTTCGGTGGACCGGCACGGCCTGGGAGGCCCTGGGAGGTCCTATCAGTGGCAATCCGCAGATTCCAACCTTCGCCAGTTACCCGGCCATCGCCGTGGACTCGTCCGAGGTGGTGCTGGCGTGGTCGGAGGTCCCTCCAGAGGCAACCCGGGACCACGTCTTCGTGATGCGGTTCAAGGATGGGCGCTGGTCTCGCTTGGGAGGGCTGCTCCGTGGCACGGCGGGCGGAGGCACGGATAGAGTCGCTATTGCGCTGCGGAGAAATGGGGATCCAGTCGTCGCCTGGACCGAATGGGACGCAAACTACGACGACGGCTTCGTCTTCGTCTCTCAATGGAAGTTGACCTCCGCGGGCGAAGGTTGGGCTCCGCCAGAGCTGCTGCTCCAGGGGATGACACGGTCTGCCGGCCTGGAACCTCCGTTCATCGTCATCCATGACGATGAGCCGTGGGTGTCCTGGCAGCGCCGGGCGGGGGGCACTGGGTATGCCAGCTACTTCCGCCGGCACCGCGACTCGAGCTGGGAGCCCGAGCAACTCATCGCCGGGACGGAGTTGTATGGGTTCCGGGTGGACGAGAAGGGTTTCCCCTGGGTTGCGGTGGAAGGGGCCATCCTTCGCCCGCAGTAGGTGGGCGCAGCCTGCTCCATCAGAAGCCGGCGGCTCCGGGCCCTCGCGCGCGGAGCCGTCGGCGCGCGCGTTGATAACCGCACCAGAAAGACTCGTTTTGCTGTTTTAACTAGGAACGCGTGATAACTGGGACCTCCACTGCGGTGCATTCCCGCGCACGGAGCCGAGACGGTGTCCGGGCGCTCGGAGGTCGTCTCGTGAAGAAATCCCCATTCCTCTCGGCGCTCGCGTTCGCGGGTGCCGTCTCGATGTTCGCGTCCGGCTGTGGCGCAGAGCACTCCGACGCGGCGCTCGTGGAAGAGGCCCCCGTCGGCGCCGTCAGTGAGGCGCTCGCGTGCAGCACGCGCATCACCTACGGCGACCGCTGGATTCGCCCCGCGAACCACCCGGCGCAGCACGACACCGCGGCCGACCTGGTGACGTGGGACGGCAGCTGCGTCAACGAGGGCACCAACTCCTACGCGGTGCTGTCGAACGGCTGGAAGCCGTACTTCACCGGCAACAACGCCTGCGTGCTGGCGCTCGACACGGACTGTGCCGGCGCCACCGCGTGCGCGACGCGGCTGACCTACGGCCCGGCGTGGCTGCACCCGGCGAACCACCCGGCGCAGTACGACGATGCGGGCGGGCGCGTGTTCTGGGACAGGGCCTGTGTGAATCAGTCCCCCAACTCCTACGCGGTGCTGTCGAATGGCTGGGCGCCGTACTTCAGCGGCTCGAATGCGTGCGGAGTCTCCTTCCGCTACACGGGCTGCGGCGGGCTGTATCAGAACCCGGTGGTCCCCACGGACTGCGCGGACCCGGGCGTCATCCATGATGGGACGCGGTACGTCGCCGCCTGCACGTCGGGGGGAGCGGCCAACGCCTTCCCCCTGCGCACCTCGACGGACCTGGTGACGTGGACCAGCGCTGGCGTCATCTTCCCGTCCGCGAGCAAGCCGACGTGGGCGACGGGCGACTACTGGGCGCCGGAAATCCACAAGGTCGGCACGCGCTTCATCGCGTACTACACCGCGCGCCATACCAACGGAAAGCTGTCCATCGGCGCGGCCACCTCGAACAGCGCGCTCGGGCCCTTCACGGACCTGGGCCGTCCGCTCGTGCATGACACGGGCATGGGGATGATTGACGCCACCTTCTTCAAGGACACCGCCGGGACGCCGTACCTCGTGTGGAAGGCGGATGGGAATGCGGTGGGCCAGCCGACGCCCATCTACGGGCAGCAGCTGTCGGCGGATGGCCTGTCGCTGGTGGGCACTCGCCGCACGCTGATGAGCAACAACCTCGCGTGGGAGGGAGGCGTCGTCGAGGCGCCCTGGGTCGTCGCGCGGGGCGGCTACTACTACCTCTTCTACAGTGGTAACGCGTACTACAACAGCACGTACGCGGTGGGCGTCGCGCGCGCCACCAGCCCGCTGGGCCCGTACACGAAGCTGGGCGCGCCCATCCTCAAGACGGGCGGCGGCTGGGTGGGCCCGGGCCACAACTCCGTCGTCACCGGGCCGCGCGGCGACACGTACATGGTCTACCATGCGTGGAACAGCGCCCACACGGCGCGGGTGATGCTCGTGGATGCCATCACCTGGCCCAACGGCTGGCCGGCGGTGCCCTCGGCGCCTTCGGCCGGCTCCCGCCCCTTGCCGTAGCGGACGGGCCTCGCCTCTTGCCGCACCCCGCCCGGCGTTCGCGCCGGGCGGGTCCCTACGCTGTCCGCGAACGCTTCGATGGCCCGCGGCGGTGACGAGGGACCTGTCCGTCACGCTGTCGGATGACAGCTCGCTGGAGACGGAAGGGCGCGTCGTCGTGAAGCTCCGGGCGAGCCGGCTGTAGCTGGCCCGGTTGGGCCGCTCGTGGTGGCGACGGCAGCGGGCGCCCGCCAGTCTCCTGGCGGGCGCCGGCCCATCGCGGGACTGAATCGGAAGGGACGGGCCTTCAACCTGCACGGGCCCCGCGAGGCCGTCGTGCGGATTGCAACCCGCGCTCACGGCGGGGGTTCGCAACCCCCTGAAACTCCCGGCTCTGTCCGAGGCTCGGGTTGGTACGGAGGGTGCTCATGAGAGGGGCGTCATGCTCCTCTCTGGACCGTCATCCTTCCTTTGCTCCGTGCTGCTCGCTCAGTCGGAGCCCGCGCTCCGTCAGCCTGCTCCTCCGCTAGCGGAGCAGGTGCCCGAGGCCGCTCCGCTCGCCGCCGCGTCGGAGGCGCCGGGCTTCCTCTCCCGCCTGAAGCTCGAAGGCGGCGTCGACGCGTACTTCGGCTACGACTTCAACCGGCCCGCGGACTCGGCCACCTTCATCCCTGGCACCGGCACCACCGCGAAGCGGCACAACGAGGTGTCCATCAACCTGGCTTCGCTCGGCGTGAGCGTGGCCCCGGAGCCGGTGGGCCTGAAGGTGCTGCTCGGCTTCGGCACCGCCATGGACGTGGTGCACCTCGCCGAGCCCGAGGGCGACTCCACGGGCCCCGACGTCTGGCGCCACGTGCAGCAGGCCTCGCTGTCCTTCGCCACCGGCCCGCTGGCGCTGGAGGCCGGCATCTACCCCAGCCACATCGGCCTGGAGTCCTTCCAGTCGCAGCTCAACTGGACGTACACGCGCTCGTGGATGGGCGAGCTGTCGCCGTACTACCAGGCGGGCCTCAAGGGCACCTGGACGTTCGATGACAACTGGAGCGCGCAGCTCCACCTCATCAACGGCTGGCAGACCATCGCCGAGAACAACCCCGGCAAGGCGCTGGGCACGCAGGTGGCGTACGCGGGCGAGCGGCTGTCCGCGGCCTTCAACACCTTCCTCGGCGAGGAGGGCAGCGACGGCACGCGCCTCTTCGTGGATGGCGTGGCCACGTACCGCGTCACGGAGTCGCTGAGCCTCGCCGCCACCGTGGATGCGGGCCGTCAGTCACGCCCCGCTCAGGACGCGGCCTGGTGGTACGCCGCCGGCCTCAACGCCCGCGTGCGGCTGTCCGAGCCCGTGGCCGTGGCCGCGCGTGTGGAGGTGTATCGCGACGAGGACGGCCTCATCACCGGCACGGCGCAGACGCTCACCGGGGGCACCGTCACCCTGGAGGTGCGGCCCGAGGAGCACCTCACCCTCAAGCTGGAGGCCCGGCATGACCGCTCGACGGCGGACGTCTTCTCCGGCCACGACACCACCACCGACGGCACTCCCGAGCGGGTGCCCGGACAGACGCTCCTGGTGCTGGGAGCCGTCGCGTACTTCTGACCCTTCCCGCGCGGTGCGCCGACTCCCGGGTGGGAGCGGTGCTCCACGCGGCCACCGTGCTCAACGGAGCCTTTGAATGGACCTCGTCCTCGTACTCGTCACCCTCGGTTTCTTCGCGCTCACGTGGGCCTACGTCCACGGCTGCGAGCGCCTGTGAGGCACCCGCCATGACTTTCGAATACGCCGCAGGCGCCCTGCTGGCCGTGCTGCTCACCGTGTACCTCGTCTATGCCCTGCTCCGTCCGGAGCGGTTCTAGGGACTCCGCAATGACACTCATCGGATGGTTGCAGCTGGGGTTGTTCTCCGTGCTGGTGCTCGCGGTGACGAAGCCGCTGGGCGCGTACCTCTTCCGCGTCTTCGAAGGGGAGACGCGTCCGCTGCCGCGCGTGCTGGGCCCGGTGGAGCGCGTGCTGCTGCGCCTGTGCGGCGCGGCGGAGAAGCGCGAGCAGACCTGGGGGCAGTACGCCCTGGCGCTGCTGGCCTTCAGTCTCTTCAGCGTCCTCATCGTGTACCTGCTCCAGCGCTTCCAGCACGTGCTCCCGCTCAACCCCCAGGGGCTGGGCGCGGTGGGGCCGGAGCTGGCCTTCAACACGGCGGTCAGCTTCACGACGAACACCAACTGGCAGTCCTACGCGGGCGAGTCCACCCTCGGCTACCTGACGCAGATGACGGGGCTGGGGTGGCAGAACTTCGTCTCCGCGGCGGCGGGGCTCGGCGTGGCGCTGGCGCTCGCTCGCGGCTTCACGCGCCGGCCTGGCCCCGAGGGGCAGAAGACGCTGGGCAACTTCTGGGTGGACCTGGTCCGAGGCACCCTCTACGTGCTGCTGCCCCTGTGCTTCGTCTACGCGCTCTTCCTGGTGTCGCAGGGCGTGCTGCAGAACTTCTCCGCATACCCGGAGCTCATGACGCTGGAGGGCGGCCGGCAGACGCTGGCCATGGGCCCGGTGGCCTCGCAGGAGGCCATCAAGATGCTGGGCACCAACGGTGGTGGCTTCTTCAACGCCAACAGCGCGCACCCCTTCGAGAGCCCCACGCCGCTCACCAACCTGGTGCAGCTCGTCTCCATCTTCGCCATCCCCGCCGCGCTCACGTACACGTACGGGAAGATGGCCGGGGACACGCGGCAGGGCTGGGCCCTCTTCGCCGCCATGTCCGTCCTCTTCCTCGCGGGCGCGGTCGCCACCCATGCCGCCGAGTTCCAGCCGAATGCCGCGGTGGCCTCCGCGCACGTGGCACAGGCCGGCAACCTGGAGGGCAAGGA
Coding sequences within:
- a CDS encoding Ig-like domain-containing protein — translated: MESDPIPKPVKEEPPPPPPELTVTVETAGPEFCRQGTWTLSVSVTGGMPERVELIRNGRNVTSLVSPYRHTVDCATHDEGSFSFVARAVAEGLSFDSPSTLVVVDRGSPRVESWRPDTYYPSVDTQVEIVFSEPLQPESLQAAPTLLRDGNGFSVVHQTVLSEDGRVLRLVPTLPLRPPVTLHAELLQRSMTDRAGNPFQVGTGSTGSEREFSYWPFAQVGPRLSKSVTGPISFALETFPQERPVALYVEQETQDSPGKLAVARWRGDAWERLPPPLEFAARSPYPSNRMIQVSKAGAVVIAWAQTNDDTDTDWIHVMRYDGTSWTLLGAPRDTQSRITYSQMALDSDGHPVLVYEERNLDLRVVRWTGTAWEALGGPISGNPQIPTFASYPAIAVDSSEVVLAWSEVPPEATRDHVFVMRFKDGRWSRLGGLLRGTAGGGTDRVAIALRRNGDPVVAWTEWDANYDDGFVFVSQWKLTSAGEGWAPPELLLQGMTRSAGLEPPFIVIHDDEPWVSWQRRAGGTGYASYFRRHRDSSWEPEQLIAGTELYGFRVDEKGFPWVAVEGAILRPQ
- a CDS encoding porin translates to MLLSGPSSFLCSVLLAQSEPALRQPAPPLAEQVPEAAPLAAASEAPGFLSRLKLEGGVDAYFGYDFNRPADSATFIPGTGTTAKRHNEVSINLASLGVSVAPEPVGLKVLLGFGTAMDVVHLAEPEGDSTGPDVWRHVQQASLSFATGPLALEAGIYPSHIGLESFQSQLNWTYTRSWMGELSPYYQAGLKGTWTFDDNWSAQLHLINGWQTIAENNPGKALGTQVAYAGERLSAAFNTFLGEEGSDGTRLFVDGVATYRVTESLSLAATVDAGRQSRPAQDAAWWYAAGLNARVRLSEPVAVAARVEVYRDEDGLITGTAQTLTGGTVTLEVRPEEHLTLKLEARHDRSTADVFSGHDTTTDGTPERVPGQTLLVLGAVAYF
- the kdpA gene encoding potassium-transporting ATPase subunit KdpA; translation: MTLIGWLQLGLFSVLVLAVTKPLGAYLFRVFEGETRPLPRVLGPVERVLLRLCGAAEKREQTWGQYALALLAFSLFSVLIVYLLQRFQHVLPLNPQGLGAVGPELAFNTAVSFTTNTNWQSYAGESTLGYLTQMTGLGWQNFVSAAAGLGVALALARGFTRRPGPEGQKTLGNFWVDLVRGTLYVLLPLCFVYALFLVSQGVLQNFSAYPELMTLEGGRQTLAMGPVASQEAIKMLGTNGGGFFNANSAHPFESPTPLTNLVQLVSIFAIPAALTYTYGKMAGDTRQGWALFAAMSVLFLAGAVATHAAEFQPNAAVASAHVAQAGNLEGKEVRHGIAASALFATVTTAASCGAVNAMHDSFNPLGGLVPLVNMQLGEVVFGGVGAGLYGILIMVVLAVFIAGLMVGRTPEYLGKKVEAKELKLAMLYVLVFPLFILGLAAAAVVLPQGVSSLNNAGPHGLSEILYAYTSGAANNGSAFAGLNANTPFWNLTLGVAMLGGRFLMMIPALAIAGSMVGKKGVPVGPGTFPTNGALFTGLLVSVVLIVGALTFFPALSLGPLVEHFLAGAGKVY
- a CDS encoding caspase family protein, producing MTLALLLAAVMASQPVAGEVEGAPRRFALAVGNNRGTGADAPLRYAERDARSVLGVLMEVGGLRREDALLVLGTDADAARDALARFERHLKAQARPGDQLFVYVSSHADSGELHLSGTRLPLREVVRFIDSAPVSVALLVVDSCQSGEAARLKGLKPIPGVLVSVERQELAGRVIITASAADESAQESDALAGSVFTHHLVAALRGAADVSGDGRVTLAEAYTYSYARTVESSLLSRAGTQHPTFHFDLQGKGDLVLSSPARATSLLTLAIDEPGDWTVSTLAGEPILGHVRKGTGAATLALPAGGYILTTRNGEHALVARVQVPDAGRAELTRDQLRPQKLEVNALKGPSPVRWMVHVGPSLGLPLVSTFGRMLGGTAALQHAWTESGVNLATAVVEVRHGRHPSGDFEQYDQSLRLGLGHLVRDWHGLQLQLTLEAGGTLSRQQQLSTRESALALQPYAGVAAGVWLPVAGPLRVSLLGNAGHTWMRTDVGNPSALSLGGSLGFGWVR
- a CDS encoding family 43 glycosylhydrolase; translation: MFASGCGAEHSDAALVEEAPVGAVSEALACSTRITYGDRWIRPANHPAQHDTAADLVTWDGSCVNEGTNSYAVLSNGWKPYFTGNNACVLALDTDCAGATACATRLTYGPAWLHPANHPAQYDDAGGRVFWDRACVNQSPNSYAVLSNGWAPYFSGSNACGVSFRYTGCGGLYQNPVVPTDCADPGVIHDGTRYVAACTSGGAANAFPLRTSTDLVTWTSAGVIFPSASKPTWATGDYWAPEIHKVGTRFIAYYTARHTNGKLSIGAATSNSALGPFTDLGRPLVHDTGMGMIDATFFKDTAGTPYLVWKADGNAVGQPTPIYGQQLSADGLSLVGTRRTLMSNNLAWEGGVVEAPWVVARGGYYYLFYSGNAYYNSTYAVGVARATSPLGPYTKLGAPILKTGGGWVGPGHNSVVTGPRGDTYMVYHAWNSAHTARVMLVDAITWPNGWPAVPSAPSAGSRPLP
- a CDS encoding RNA polymerase sigma factor — protein: MRQGLSPTEIQDLYDRYAPGMYRRAFALLQREADAWDAVQEAYIRLIQSAADFRRESRPMTFVYRVITNVCLNMLRSRALRDVAPEESTAAGAVDTLAATECRDFLVKLARTLDERGLTVAALYYLDGLSQEEIAQVLGLSRKTIVREVQRISVLARSLGEPVAPRGGAA
- the kdpF gene encoding K(+)-transporting ATPase subunit F, with amino-acid sequence MTFEYAAGALLAVLLTVYLVYALLRPERF